From the genome of Mastacembelus armatus chromosome 21, fMasArm1.2, whole genome shotgun sequence:
TGCAACGTTTTACTGTTGTTCCACCAGattaaattagttttttgtttggtaTTTTCCTGTTAATTTGACCATTTATTGATGCACTATTAGCAATTGTTATttgtaaaaaatacagtaaatggtCTATTTATATACAACACTgttatgtgaaatgaacactttTTTTGGTAGACATAACAGTTTTTTAACGTGATTCAGCTGTGATTTCATTCACTGTAAATCAATTTACATATTTTGCCAGTAAAGTTATCTACTGTTCTGCTGTATTTTTTACAGGAATTCTCTGGTAACCACAACTGCCAGTATTTTCctgtaaaaacaacagttttttttttttttacagtgtagccattaggccacgactgccccacgACTTCATTTTAAGGTGAGGTCAAAGCAATTTATCCATCAATTGATGTTCTAAATCTCACCTATGGCCATAAGCTTTGAGTAGTGACTGAAAGAATCAGACTGCAGCTTAAAGTGGAAGTAATGAGTTTTGTTTGTGGGGTTATGACATGCAAAGAGTGTTCAgagtaaaaaagaagaagccaGCTGAGGTTGTTCAGGCATCTGATTACGTCCAACTGGTAGCAGGCAGACCCAGAAGGCACTGGAGAGATTACATAAGTCATCTGGCAGGCTAACGACTTGGGATCCCAAGAAAGAGCTGGAAATTGTTTCTGGGGAGAGGGACATTTGTACCACCTTACTGAACCTGCTGCAGTCCAGGAGAAACAGCAAATTGTTTGATAGATgatttcatagatagatatagcCCAgagtcatctgcatagcagtggtgaTTAATACAATACTACCTAATAACGCTAGGGAAACATTGTTTAAGGTGAAAAGAAtcttgtggaactccatgactaatttttgtgtgtgtgcacggtttttcatgaacatgaacaaattggaatctgtccgataaattggaaccactttaatgctgttcatttgattccagtcacatgctccagtttctgtaataagatgctgtggtcaatggtgtcaaatgcagcactaaggtctagcaggacaagtatagacgtgtccattatctgaggctaagagaagatcgttggtggCTTTGTTGCAGATGAGCCCATGATGAGGAAATAACTACctgacagcaacaacacagtttattttaggtttattgtgttttacattttttctcatcacaaatgtcagaaatgcttAGTTACAAACAAACCTGTCCTTTCAACATGGTCAAAGGCCACATCTGACATGAAAACCATCAGACATGCTCCAGCACcgaccaccacacacactcaaactttcttctcctgtttgtccaggCACACAGGGTCATTCAGGTCCCAGCTGGacgtgaaaaataatgaatttctctggtgtcagcatgtgcagcagtgacagacacagctgggaacagtaaatatgatttttactcTCAAGAAATAAACTGTTTCTTAATTTAGATATGAAACATATCATAATCAAGACATGATTTTATAAGAAAGAAATGACTATACATTAGGaactgtgaatgaatgaatcaggTGATTCTGGCTGGACAGAACAACCTGTTGAGatgtttagaaatttctttcattttcagcccatatatcagtggattaaacaaaggatGGTACAAAACTAtttgtaaagtcattattaaacgtgcagtttttggaaaactgGATTCCACTCGAACTATAGCAATATCATATATACTCAAACAGGAGAAACTGattaaaaccatcaggtgaggtaaacaggtctctgcagcttttctcctgacttctctaccactttgATAGGCGATAATAAAtatctttgtgtatgtgaaaattatgaagagaaaagggagaattAAGAGATCAAATAAAGCAAATACGCCATATACAGTAATTACACTTGTTCTTACACAATAAAGTCCATAAAGTGCATTGTTACAAAATATTCCTTTTAAAGTAAAGTTGCACAGTTTAGTTTCAGCACTCAGTATTGTTGGGATTGCAATATGACAGGCAGCTACAAACCAAGCAAGAACCaggaaaatacagatgtttgtttttgtcatgatagttggatactgcagaggtttacatatagacacatacctgtcataggacatggctgctaacagtaaaaactctgcagtacctaaaaaataaaatataaaatactgaaagagacaggctgaatatgatatgatctgtttttcagataaaacatcgatcagtagctttgggtagatattagtgctgaaaagaacagagttcagtaacaaagctgcaatgaaaatgtacataggctcatggaggtttttgtgaatccagataagacacacaatagtagagtTAAAGCAGATTATTAGGAGATAAATtataaacatgatcacaaaataaacatatctgTATTTGTCAACTTCCACATACCCTTCAATATTTAGACATGTAACATTTAACTC
Proteins encoded in this window:
- the LOC113123814 gene encoding olfactory receptor 6N2-like, which produces MDCELNVTCLNIEGYVEVDKYRYVYFVIMFIIYLLIICFNSTIVCLIWIHKNLHEPMYIFIAALLLNSVLFSTNIYPKLLIDVLSEKQIISYSACLFQYFIFYFLGTAEFLLLAAMSYDRYVSICKPLQYPTIMTKTNICIFLVLAWFVAACHIAIPTILSAETKLCNFTLKGIFCNNALYGLYCVRTSVITVYGVFALFDLLILPFLFIIFTYTKIFIIAYQSGREVRRKAAETCLPHLMVLISFSCLSIYDIAIVRVESSFPKTARLIMTLQIVLYHPLFNPLIYGLKMKEISKHLNRLFCPARIT